The nucleotide sequence GTAACATCATCACTGTGAGGTGAGGTCGGACGCTGAGGGATATCTGCGTACAACGTGTTTATCAGTGTTTAAACGACAGTTTTAAGGCGTTTTTAACCGTTTTCAGGAGTTTTCATTGTGTTCCTCAGactttttaacacatttttagtgTTATACATGTTTAATAGTTTTCAatatgttttggtttgttttgaacatgttttcagcaGATTTTAACACGTTGTTagtcatttttaacatttttttagtaTTATACATGTTTTTAGAAGTATTCAGtatgttttgaaaatgttttcggGAGTTTGAATgagtttttaacatgttttgaggtatttttaacaagttttcaggattttttttttacatgatttaaggagttttcaatatgttttgaggtgtatttaatacattttaaggcattattgaaatgttttaagGTGTTTTTGACATAATTTCAGaggtttttaacatgttttaaggtgtatttaacacatttttaggagttttgaacacattttaagGTCTATTTTAcgttttaaagcatttttaacATGTGAAACAAGTTTTTGACATGATTTCAGGagtttttaaatagtttttaagGAGTTTTCAACATATTTCAAGGTGTTTCAACACATTTCTATGAGTTTTTAGCGTGTTTTGAGGAGTTTTTAACACTTTTTGAGGAGTTTCTAAACATATTTCCATTGTAATTTATGTTAAACGTTAATCTACCGAgagaaaatgcttttatttccaTCCTATTGAAACAAACTGGtttacagacaaaataaaagctacaGTTTATTGTTGACATTGTTGgctaaagtgctttgaaatgtcttcagatgtgattaagcgctatataaataaaagttgattgattggtaTAGCAGTGATCTCCAAACTTTCTTACTCCACATGATGAACGTGAGTCCactttgtatcaactttattagcagtacagtattttcctcagtATAAGGCgctctggactataaggcgcactttcaatgattggcctattttaaaactgttttcaccagaataggGCGCACTGCATTATAAGGTGCATAGAATAGAAACTTctgtagtggctgtggttgCATTATACAGAGATTACATTCACGACTCCGCagccttttctcaaatttcaagagccaagtcactgctagacaGCGCAGCTTAGACTAGTGTATTCTGTCTCAGGAGGTTTTAAACGCAATTTAagttttttaacttgttttaagaagttttttaaaaactctaaaaaatgtagaaaagatattttagagttttgaaaacattttttttaaattttattttattttattttattttattttattttattttattttattttattttattttattttattttactttagagttgaaaaatattttcaaaatgtgcCGAAAACAGATGGGGTCAGGACCATTAATCATTCTGAGGTTAGAGTGAACAGCTTTAtctaattttgtatttattttcttcgaGATAAAACTACGCTTGGCAGGATTCCAACCCACGCCTTTAGAGAGACTGGAGCCTAaatccagcgccttagaccagcggtccccaaccttttttgcccCACGggccggtttcatctaagactattttcacggaccggtcttcatttgctcgataatcgttaatgacgccaggacagctgtagtctaataataaatcgtccgcagtggttttatgtaaaatgtagacatcaacagacaataaacaaactttttttcataaattgataatcaacatctctatttcgtctctgtaaacataataattataagaaataattacattaaaaactcgatttaagtgactgcactgatgaggtttattttgaaatttcgtgacttacaatcagtgcattcaacgcaggagaaatattgatcatttccaatagaaagatgaacaagtcaatcaaataataattattacaataatgagaattagtggatggggaccgctgatctagggataacgggagacaatgacacctgaagtgtgttccacatgtctggtctactccgcagttgggtttggttttcggtcacagcagaaaatcgcttcacaaagtcaggaggttggaaatggaaacagggttttcgatactttttgggcgatctcaggacaatctgccttgactttattccagaacactggtgcgcttatgggcgcttcattgtgtgtgttgataacctgtcacatgaccgagacccgtcaagcgggacagatgcatgaatttgtcagtgcgtcattccacacagacgtcacttttcaaatttaatgtctttcagactccgaaataaataaaacggaagtaatgtaaataagttcttctttctgagcggcccggtaccaaatgacccacggaccggtaccggtccgcgggttggggaccactgccctAGACCACTCGGCAACGCTACCTGCTAGCTTACCTGAGTCCAGTGTCTCAGTCACAGAAGgtctggttagcttagctttagcaaCACGTCTAATCCCTTCAAAACACGTCAATTTCAGACGCAGCTTCTTTTCtcagttaaaatgttttcagagaATAAAACCTGTGACTTTTGCTCCTTCTGTCTAAACGACAGATTTAAGGTGTTTTTAACACGTTTTCAGaagttttcaatgtgtttttaagactttttaacatgttttagtgttatacatgtttttagaagttttcaatatgttttgaacatgttttcgggagattttaacacattttaagcatttttaacatgttttcagtaGTTTTTTGACATGATTTTAGGAGTTTTTAACGTGTTTTATGGTGTATTAACATGTTTTAAGGAGTTTTTAACACATTataagaaaagtttttttttaattttggggcctttttaacacattttcaggAGTTTTAGACAATTTCAGAAGGTTTTGCATGTTTTAAGGTGTATTTAACACAATTTCAGGAGTTTCAACACAATTTCAGGagtttttaacatattttaaggCGTGTTTAACACGTTTTAAGGcgtttttcacattttaaatgagtTTTTGACACAATTTCAGGAGTTTTTAAACACGTTTCAAGGTGTTTTCAACAGTTTAGCATGTTTTGAGGAgtttttcacactttttgaGGAATTCCTCAACATGTTTCCATTGTAATATATGTTCAACTTTAATCTACGGCAAGAAAAGCTTTTATTTCCATCTTAGTGAAACAAACTGTTTGACAGACAGAAGTATCAACAATGTGTCTTGATCTTCATTCATGGCTCTCTGTGGCATTGGCGTGTCCTTTACgcgttctcacacacacatgacaacaGAGGGTTGATATCACTTTAATTCATTGATAAGCTCAAACATCAACATGGGGCGTAAAACAAAGAGCGTCAAACAAGGAGAGGCTCAAATACCAAAAGACATGTGAATATAGGGAACATGCCACATGTGGGTTATATACGTGTTGCCTGTCACAGAGGCCGAGTGTGCAGTAACAAACCGGTCTCCATGgtgacgacaacaacaacaaaagctcaccatgaacaacaaaacattaatgtCACTGTTTTTAAGTCAACATGTCGTCCATTACGGTTCAGCAGGTTTGATTACAGATATAAGTAAGTACAACGCTTATAATCATTTCATAGAGATGGAAACACAACGGCGTCGCACGACTACACAAACGTGTGGCTGGAACTGTTTGTCTCTTTTggtccttttgtttttcttgtgattTCTGAAACCTGATTTCAacggaaacagaaaaaaaacctcacgtGGAGAAAATCATCCAATCAGCCGCTGGGAAATATCTAAAAACTaccagaggaacaacaacaacatcaacaacaggcGTACCTGCTGCTGGGACATCTGACTGTACAACCGAGTTGCgttctgtatgtatgtgtgtgtgtgtgtgtgtgtgtgtgtgtgtgtgtgtgtgtgtgtgtgtgtgtgtgtgtgtcgcctgtTGGTGCTGTAATATTAGACGAGGGGCATCCAGATTGCTCACCTAGCAACCCTGCATAGCAACTGCTTAGCCTAAACTGTCATATGTGATTCTTACGTTATGGGGTGTGCAGCAGCGCTGTGACGACGCGAGTCAGCTGACGGGGAGAGGAATGTCCGGAGAAAGAATTCCTGCTCTTCCAGTTTTCTGATCCGTCGATCATGAGATTGGAACACCGGAACACCGCGGAATCTTCTGTTTAAAgtctttaattcttttttagCTATAATGAAGGAGTTCTGTGTGATTTGAAGGGATCTTCAGGTGAAGTGGACGGCGACGGCGTGCttgtgtttgtccattcatGATCCGGGTCTCCGTCAGCCGACGGGACAGCCTGGCAGTCTGAAGGAGTCCGGGACGGGACAGTCCAGCTTGCAGATGATTTTGTATATTCCCTTCTTCCAGCAGGGGTCGCTGTCTTTGCCGGTCCAGATGGCGGAGTAGAACTCCCTCAGAGCCACCTCTGAGATCTCCAGGAAGCGGTCCGGAACCTAAAACACCAACGAGAGGAGACGGGCGGTTAGCATGGAACCAGAACGCAGCATGGTGGGTTATCTCAGCTGGTGAGAGTGTGGTGCTACTAAGGCCAAGGTCTCGGGTTTGAACCCCATACAGGTCGAAGCCTTTTGAGTTAAAGGAGGgtcaaatgtcaaaataaaagctacaCAGTTTATCTCTACCAGTGGTCTCCAAACCTTTTTACTCCACATGATGAACGCGagtccagtttgtatcaactttattagcagcgtcctcgtaacatcaccccaacgtttgtttcttgttggtcctgctagcttgggagtgtCAGTttagaagtacagtattttccacactataaggcgcaccttcaaagAATGGACCATTCTAAAACCTTTTCTATATATAAAgcgctggattataaagcgcactggattataaggcgcactgtcggtttttgagaagattaaaggcttttaggtgcgccttacagtgcggaaattactgtaatgtattctgtgttagcggccagagcggcccctttaagaaggtagtcatgtgaccgaggcaagcatctcgacaagcgtcaagagtgacacacagaaagatgtggaggagagaatgtcatttaaaacattgttcagaatcatCGGAAACGGCAACGCGGCCGGTTAGCTCAGTTGTTAATAGCATGGCGCTAATAACAccaaggttgtgggttcaatccccaAAAGTCTCCTGACCCGAAGAGTGGAGGGCAGGTCAGATCTGGGAGAtgctatttcaaaataaaagctgtatTCCTGTCATCTCTAGTCACCAATCCACCTGAGCCGAcaggtgtgcccccccccccctcacctggtAGATGTTGCTCTTGTTATAATGCATGTTCAGGATGCGGTACAGCTCCGTGTCCCGGCCCACCCTCAGCTGGCTCTCCCTGCCGGGTCGAGGGGCCCCCTCCCTGAGAGACAAGTCAGGTGTGACGTTAGAACAGGTGAAACTGGTCCAGCCAATGAGAACCGAGCGCCGACTCAAAAACGCACCGCGTCAGCGCCTCGCGGACCGCCTGCCGGGCGAAGCGCTCCATCTGGATGTAGAAGAACTCTCTGAAGTTGCTGAACCACTTGATCATCTGGGAGGTCACGCAGCGGTTGAactggacaggaaacaggaagcagcgggacaggaagtgagcctGACGGCGCAGGAAGGAAGGGATGCTAACTTCATTTAGAGCTAACATGTCAAAATCCTTCAGAGTGAGAGAAACAGGGAGGaatgattttgttatttttgtgaagGTGGGGGGTgaggttggtggggggggggcaccttgACGTCGGGGAAGTAGGTCTTGAGGGTGTTGGAGCTGGGATAGCGGGAGTAGAAGAACATGAGCTTGGCCTTCTTCAGGTGACAAGGAGACAAACCCTCCTGGGTGTAAACAGCAGGTCAAGGATGTAAACaaccacaaataaacaaacaaacaaacaagtaaacagcCCCCTCCCAGCTGAGAAAAGGATATCCCCCCAGCTGTCAGGTAGAGCTCTCCCCCGTCCATCCCTCCTCTCATCCCCCCGTCTCTGATCCCTCGCTCCCGCTCTCTGCCGCCGTGGGGGTGGCGCCCGAGGGAGGGGTCCAGGTGGccgaggagagggaggggggggaagGAGGGGTGAGACGAGAATTCCAGGAAAGGGTCGGAGGTCAGGTAGTCCTTCCGGGACGGTGGGAGGTGGGGCAGCTGGGGGTGGTGGAGGGAGCGGGAGAAGAGCTGCTGCATGGAGTagtggaggagggggagggggagggggagagggggaggcggggggggaGGCGcggggaaagaggaggaggacgaagaggaggaggcggaggaggggtggaaggaggaagaggggtcCTTGGGTTGGGAGGCGGGAGGTAagaggggggggtgagagagggagggggcgcgggggagggggtggtgatggagggggaGGTTGGGATGGGAGGGGTTCAGGTGAGACGAAAGGGGCGGGCCCAGGAGAGGGTGGGCCTTCCGTAGGTCAGGTGACCTCTGGGAGACAAACGCCGTGGCCAGATTGGGCCCTTCGGGGCGAGGGGGCGGGCCCCGAGGCGgcgggctctgattggtcagtttgCGGAGCTGCTCCTCCCTTTCTCCCACCTTCTCCTCCGTGCCTTTCGTCTTctcttcccccctccctctggcGAGGAGCCCCATCcacgccccctcctcctctccgtcgCCGCTGTCGGGCGGGAGGAAACAGACGGCGGCGGGCGGGGGAggggaagggggcggggcctcgcCGTAGAGGCGAAGCACGCGGTCGATGACCCTCGCCACAGCGCTGCCCAGCTCCACCTTCAGCGCCCGGGCGAACTTCACCCCGCCCTCATCGGCCTCGTCCTCCACCCCCAGGTACTCCAGCCACGCCCCCTCCCCGCCTTCCAGCATGTCTGACTCCGCCTCCCTGTTGCCCCGCCCCTCTTTTCTGCGCTTGTGGAAGCCGTGGAAGGGGGAGtctgagaggagggagagggtcTCCTTCTCCGTTTCCACGGCGTCAGCTTCATCATCCTCATACATCCCTCTGGAGGCGTCTTCCTCGCTCATcgtcctcacccctcctccccctcctccccctccctgcttcctcctctcctcctcctccaggtgctTCTCCCCAAACGCCCTCCACACCTTCTCCTGGAGCGCCTGCAGTCTCTCCCtcgcctcctccagctgctccttcaactcctccctctccctcctcctc is from Antennarius striatus isolate MH-2024 chromosome 23, ASM4005453v1, whole genome shotgun sequence and encodes:
- the prox3 gene encoding prospero homeobox 3, which encodes MDSPTDLFRDSPPQMPAFGSSDLPGGHAPPGAGRPAPPFRPPGFPLIHHLLQVGGAARRTGGHLSAATSHRHPRGERKRSGGGDEAMEEEEDEEEDGSTGGERRHGDTALVTGWSHDLCKVGRRRKLENRGGDGAAEGGGRRSDGVREGRRREREELKEQLEEARERLQALQEKVWRAFGEKHLEEEERRKQGGGGGGGGVRTMSEEDASRGMYEDDEADAVETEKETLSLLSDSPFHGFHKRRKEGRGNREAESDMLEGGEGAWLEYLGVEDEADEGGVKFARALKVELGSAVARVIDRVLRLYGEAPPPSPPPPAAVCFLPPDSGDGEEEGAWMGLLARGRGEEKTKGTEEKVGEREEQLRKLTNQSPPPRGPPPRPEGPNLATAFVSQRSPDLRKAHPLLGPPLSSHLNPSHPNLPLHHHPLPRAPSLSHPPLLPPASQPKDPSSSFHPSSASSSSSSSSFPAPPPPPPPLPLPLPLLHYSMQQLFSRSLHHPQLPHLPPSRKDYLTSDPFLEFSSHPSFPPLPLLGHLDPSLGRHPHGGRERERGIRDGGMRGGMDGGELYLTAGGTQEGLSPCHLKKAKLMFFYSRYPSSNTLKTYFPDVKFNRCVTSQMIKWFSNFREFFYIQMERFARQAVREALTREGAPRPGRESQLRVGRDTELYRILNMHYNKSNIYQVPDRFLEISEVALREFYSAIWTGKDSDPCWKKGIYKIICKLDCPVPDSFRLPGCPVG